The proteins below are encoded in one region of Scylla paramamosain isolate STU-SP2022 chromosome 8, ASM3559412v1, whole genome shotgun sequence:
- the LOC135102531 gene encoding uncharacterized protein LOC135102531: MKSEKTWERKWSKRTAQEEEEKDEEEEEEEVEKEEERQMDKEERKKHETEHRKDKEQIKKERAWERKRKNKRTPEKKEEERQWKEEKSMGKENARERRKKRKEDERKRQQEEEVRMRRRRHEE, translated from the coding sequence ATGAAGAGCGAGAAGAcatgggagaggaagtggagcaaGAGAACagcacaagaggaggaagagaaagacgaggaggaagaggaggaagaggtggagaaggaagaagaaaggcagatggacaaggaggaaaggaagaaacatgaGACAGAGCACCGCAAAGACAAGgaacagataaagaaagaaagggcatgggagaggaagaggaagaataagagaacaccagagaagaaggaagaggagaggcaatggaaagaggagaaatcaATGGGTAAAGAGAatgcaagggagaggaggaagaaacggaaagaggatgagaggaagagacaacaagaggaagaggtaaggatGAGAAGACGGAGACATGAGGAATAG